Part of the Catalinimonas alkaloidigena genome is shown below.
TGGTCACTTACCTGGACGAAGGCGCTCAGGCACATGGCTTCGAGGGCAACCTCTGGTCGCGTGGGCGCGTGCAACAACTCATTACAACTAAGTTCGGAGTGCATTACCAAGTGCGTTCAGTAGGCGATCTGCTGCATCACCTGGGCTACAGCCGCCAAAAACCGGACCGGCGCAGCTATCTACAAGATCCAGCCAAGCTCAAACAATGGCGGGAGCACGACTTACCTGCGCTCAAAAAAAGCCCAGCAAGAGGGCTACAGCCTGGCTTATCTAGATGAAGCCGCTTTTTCGGCGCATCCTTCCCTGCAAAGAACTTACCTGGGTTTCCCCTGTTTGAGTGGATGAGGAGTTAAGCTACAGTAGTTGATAAATGTTGTGTCTGTAAAGCTTCATATTTTACTGGACTCAGATATC
Proteins encoded:
- a CDS encoding winged helix-turn-helix domain-containing protein; amino-acid sequence: MKKGKNLDTILVLRRRAIELHLLGKPVSFIVEATGLSQPSVSRYLKAYRARGEASLQRPKLGGSQRKLSPSQLEQLVTYLDEGAQAHGFEGNLWSRGRVQQLITTKFGVHYQVRSVGDLLHHLGYSRQKPDRRSYLQDPAKLKQWREHDLPALKKSPARGLQPGLSR